Genomic window (Candidatus Methylomirabilis tolerans):
AAGAAGGATTTTGAGGATGGTTACGGGATCTAATGCGACCGCACCCTGCATGATGCCAACAAGCAGCGCCAAGAAAAGTACAATGGAGAGAATCAGATAGGTGCGAAACGCAGGGTGTCGGGTGTCGGGTGTCGGGTGTAGCAGACGGAAAAACGACATCATCATCGAAATCGGTCCGGGTGCAACAGTCCGGCCAACAACTCGAGACCCTCGACAATCCTTGGCCCTGGCCGGCTGATCGGGCTCAAATCGATCGCAGCGATCGCCCCCAAGCGTACCGCCCGTAAGCGACTCCACCCGCGGCGTCGGGCCGCCAGTTCCACCGCGTGAGGATTCGTGGGCGAGAGGGGATCGGCCAGGATGATCAGGTCAGGGTCGGCTTTGACCAGTTCCTCCAGGCTGAACTGCGGCCAAGCCATTCGCGAATGCGCGGCAACATTGACCCCACCGGCGAGTTGCACAAGGATATCGATAAACGATCCGGGACCGGCCGTGAAAGGACGGTCCGGATCGCTGCCGTCAAGCTCGATAAACAGTTTCGGCCTCGGGGCATCTCGCACCTTCGCAACCACCGCCGCCACACGCTGCCGCATGGTGCGGACCACGCCCTCGGCCCGCACTTCAGCATCCACGATCCGCCCGATCAGAAGGATGTTTCGGTAGAGGTCGTCGAGTGTCTGCGGCGCAAAGATCATGACCTTGATCCCGTATCGTTCAAGGGGCAGCAGCGGTTCGGCACCCCCACGGGTCGACAGAATCAGGTCGGGATTGAAACGTACAACCTGCTCCAGGTTGGGATTAAGTGGAGCGATCCGCGGTTTCGCCTTCGCCGCCTGCGGAAAGTCGCTCCATTGGTCGACGGCTACGATTCGGTCCTCAGCGCCCAAGGCGAACAGGATCTCGGTATGACCTGGCGTGAGCGCCATGATCCGCGTCGGCGGCCGGTCTATGGTCACAGACCGCCCCGCATCATCGATCGCCGTGAGGGGGGCTGCGTCGGCAGGCCCCCTCACGAACAGCGCGATCCAAAACAACAGGATCGCCCGGTGCGTCATAGGCTCCCCTTCAAGCCAAACAGCCAGGTGATGCCTGGCGCCGAAAAGCCGGCGACCTGTTGGTAATTCCGATCGAAGAGATTCTGGATCTTTCCGAATAGTGTGAGCTCCCGTAGATGGCGGGTATCTTTCAACAGGAGGTACGAACCCGCCAGGTCTACGGTCGTGTAGCCCTCGGCGGTTACCCGCCGGGTTTCGAAGGTGGCCGGATCAGTGAAGATATCCGGCCGGTCGCCGACAAACGTTGCCGTCAGGCTTGTATGCAAGTCGCGCCATACATGGTCGATGGAAAGGGTTCCGGCGTGCCTGGGTCGACGAAGCAGCTGCTTGCCCTCTGACAGCGCAACTGACCCGACGCCGCCATCGTTGAGTACTTCGGTATCCAGGAAGGTGTACCCGCCACCGATAGCCAGGCCGTACCCTGGACGGATTGCTGCGGCCAGCTCGATTCCCTCCGCCTTCGCTTTCTGGACATTACAGAAACTTGCGGGACAGCCGGGAGTAGGGGTAAAAATGAAGGCAATCAGATCGCTGAAGCGGTTATTAAAGTAGGTGACTGAGAAGTCTGCCAACCCGTTCCATACCGGCTGATCAAGGCCGACCTCCCAACTTCTGGAGCGTTCCGGACTCAAGTCGGGATTGCCGACAACAAACTGACTGCCGTCGCCGAAGTTCTGAACGAAACTGGGCTCCTTAATTCCTTCCCCGTACCCACCTCTCAGCTTGGTCCCCAAATAAGGAACAATCCACGCCACTGAGATCCTCGGTGTTACCTCAGTCCCGAAGGTGCTGTTGCCGTCAACTCGAAATCCCGCCGTCAGGAAAAGCTGTTTCTTCCAATCAAACTGACTCTGGAGATAGCCGGCCGTATTATCCCGTCTGGCCTCGTTCGCGCTTGAAGAGGGAAAATCAGTCTCGGTAGCTGCGGCCCGCTGATCGAACTCCTCCCGCTCAAAGGCGAAGCCGGCCGTCAGGAGGCTGGAAATCCCGAGAAGAGTCGGAGTGGTCAGATTCCAGAAGTAATCGAGGGAGAAACGGCGCTCTTCGCTCTTGCTGTGGAAGGCGGAGAAATCGATACCGGCATTCAAAGGATCATCGAGCGCATAGTTGCGCCGATACA
Coding sequences:
- a CDS encoding ABC transporter substrate-binding protein is translated as MTHRAILLFWIALFVRGPADAAPLTAIDDAGRSVTIDRPPTRIMALTPGHTEILFALGAEDRIVAVDQWSDFPQAAKAKPRIAPLNPNLEQVVRFNPDLILSTRGGAEPLLPLERYGIKVMIFAPQTLDDLYRNILLIGRIVDAEVRAEGVVRTMRQRVAAVVAKVRDAPRPKLFIELDGSDPDRPFTAGPGSFIDILVQLAGGVNVAAHSRMAWPQFSLEELVKADPDLIILADPLSPTNPHAVELAARRRGWSRLRAVRLGAIAAIDLSPISRPGPRIVEGLELLAGLLHPDRFR
- a CDS encoding TonB-dependent receptor; amino-acid sequence: MMKCWNSVVKGLFWVTVLWTCGPESASGQMLGSVPEEAIELGPVVVTATKTEVPVKQVAASVTVITKEEIEARQVTQVSDLLRDVPGLSVRQQSSRGSIVSVFPRGGNSNFNLVLIDGVKINDAGGFFDFSDLSTDNIERIEIVRGPHSALYGSDAMGSVIQIFTKRGKGTPRLEGSFAGGNQKTFEETLNLSGGIRQFDYSLGVGRSDTDGSLPINNHFGVTTVNGRIGFAIEKALDLSLAVRYTDSDLNFPTETGDEFDGVKLPLDPDQSSDQQRLLVSGKASHTLTPWLGQTLQLGLYRRNYALDDPLNAGIDFSAFHSKSEERRFSLDYFWNLTTPTLLGISSLLTAGFAFEREEFDQRAAATETDFPSSSANEARRDNTAGYLQSQFDWKKQLFLTAGFRVDGNSTFGTEVTPRISVAWIVPYLGTKLRGGYGEGIKEPSFVQNFGDGSQFVVGNPDLSPERSRSWEVGLDQPVWNGLADFSVTYFNNRFSDLIAFIFTPTPGCPASFCNVQKAKAEGIELAAAIRPGYGLAIGGGYTFLDTEVLNDGGVGSVALSEGKQLLRRPRHAGTLSIDHVWRDLHTSLTATFVGDRPDIFTDPATFETRRVTAEGYTTVDLAGSYLLLKDTRHLRELTLFGKIQNLFDRNYQQVAGFSAPGITWLFGLKGSL